The Primulina eburnea isolate SZY01 chromosome 8, ASM2296580v1, whole genome shotgun sequence genome contains a region encoding:
- the LOC140839582 gene encoding protein AE7, producing the protein MVDGLINANPTVYEKKERRARIPHGDVDEYAVEPIDQQEIFDHVRDIKDPEHPYSLEELKVITEDAIEVDDKQSHVRITFTPTVEHCSMATVIGLCLRVKLMRCLPPRYKVDIRVAPGTHATEAAVNKQLNDKERVAAALENPNLVEMVDECLAPSNQ; encoded by the exons ATGGTCGATGGATTGATAAACGCCAACCCTACTGTTTATGAGAAAAAGGAACGTCGAGCTCGAATTCCACATGGTGATGTGGATGAATACGCGGTTGAACCGATTGACCAACAAGAAATATTCGAT CATGTTAGAGACATAAAAGATCCAGAGCATCCTTATTCTTTGGAGGAGTTGAAGGTTATAACTGAAGATGCTATTGAGGTGGATGACAAGCAGAGCCACGTAAG GATCACTTTTACTCCGACGGTTGAGCATTGCAGCATGGCCACAGTAATTGGCTTATGCTTGCGGGTCAAACTGATGCGATGTTTACCGCCTCGGTACAAA GTGGACATCAGAGTAGCACCTGGTACTCATGCCACCGAAGCTGCag TAAATAAACAGTTGAACGATAAAGAACGTGTTGCTGCAGCTTTGGAAAATCCTAATCTCGTTGAAATGGTTGATGAATGCTTGGCACCATCTAATCAATAA